The Ctenopharyngodon idella isolate HZGC_01 chromosome 19, HZGC01, whole genome shotgun sequence genomic sequence CTTCTTAGTTTTGACTGACAGAGTCATGCATTATTCCTTTCTTCTTATCTGGGTGTATTACTCTGTTATTTCATCATATAGTATAGTGTACTTGAGTAAAGCATGGCGGCCTGATTCTAGAGGACATTCAGACCCAGTCCCTGCTTTAGATATCAGCTATAGTATGATGAAACCCCAAGGTTTATGATCCTATCATAAGATGCTGACCCTGATCAACAGATTTAACATGCAATAATGTCTGTATTACGTGAAATAACAATGATAGTAGGCCTAATTCTACAGGAGATGAACAGAGCCCTAATGCTTAAACTATACAAAACCTTACTCAAGACATCCCCTCTTACAGTTGAATAACAGTTAGTATTCATAAATTGTCATGCAAAGTTAAAGCCAAACTGTTGACTGCTCTGCGGGCAAACAAATGCAGCGGCGCAGATGCCATATTTGGTCACATGACGTCATCGAGTCCGCCGTCTAAACATTTCACGAGCTCCCGCTGGATATGAGCACAGTTGAGATGACATGCAAAACGTTTATGCATTCCAACTAACTAGTCGGAATTCGGATCAATAAAATCAAGGTGAACTGCTGAAGGAACAGCTTCTTGATCGTGAACTTGCAGTGAGAAGGTGGACATGTCAGTGTCTCGAGACAGTATTCAAATGCTAGACAGTTACGAAATATTTTAAAGCTCAGACAAGGGCAAATATGAGTTATTACGACTAGAGCAGGCACACCTTTGACGTAATGTGTTTTTAACGAGCGAAATGTATCGCCAAATCGACAGTCCTGATCAGTTTCTCATAAGGTCTCAAATGGTGCAACGTgcgtttaaaaattaataaaataaacacatacatgTAAAAATACTCACACATCGGTCGTATTGTTAGAGAATAGCAAAAGGCAGTCTTCCGAACAAGGACGGAGAGGTAGAAATCCGCGTCCCCTTCCCCCTCCAACATCTAATTTGAGTCTATCGGAGTCGATACCGGACTATCAGGCTCGCTGTCTCCGTCCGCGCATCCTGCCGCTCTCCTCGCGCTCGCTACAATAACAAAAGCGGGTAGACATTGTGCGCGTGAGCGTCTCGTCCGGCTCCAACCAATAGGAGTCCGAGTCTCAAAAGGACGGCGGCGTTTATCCAATCACGGCGCGGCTCTCACGGCTGGGCCCCCGGGCCGAGGTCTGTCTGGGTCGCGTCTGGATTGACATATCGGCGCGACTGTTTTTTTAAGGTGGCGCCGCTGAGATTACTCCGCCCCATATCAGCTCACCCCGCCCCATTCATCCCTGCTCAGTTTCCATCGATGATTGAAATTTACAACAGCCAGTGATGGCTACTTTTAGACTAGCACCCCAGTGCCGCATGCAATAGCCAGTAGAAAACTTATCATACTCTTTTTAAAAGCCCACGGACAGCTTTAATAAAGGACTAAAAATATGCAATGGGGACCAATGGTCTGAgaccacattgaaaatctgtgattttgataatttaaacctggaaataaacaaaatgttgtaGGATTATAAAACATAGATGTAAAATAAGAGGACTTAAGTTGggggttttcaatcttttcGATGCCACGGACCCCCAAATCATCCTCGTTTGAGGGCCCCCATCCTAAAAATTTAAAAGGtagctatatattttcataaagactacatttatactgtgaaaattaatattataaatatgaatttgTAACATTAAGCATGTGAGACACTTGTACAAAGGATCAGATGTTCCAGCATTTTCACTACTTTTGGACACAAAAAGCTATAACATACTATCTTTTAGTCAAGTTTGCATATGCAGTCaccataaaatataaacatatggcttttactttcattttactttttgcAGTCAAGTGATTTCCAGCAATCTGTTTAATCTCTCATCAACAGAGCGACTTTTAGGAGGCCCCTCATATAATTCCAACTTCCTCCTTGATAGATTCCCTCCCTTGACCTTTCACCTGTCCTGAAATCTTTTCCTAACCCTCTCCCTTTCAGCTAAAACAAGAGGTCACCTTCATCTGCCCTTTCTCATATCCTCTTACAAAGCATCCACTATTTACCTAAGTCATGTGCATACCTAAGATTTTACTGCTGATTtaattataatgcaatgcaaggTAATGGATTCTGGGGAAGTTCATTTTTCCCTATTTTATATCTAAAGATTTATATTGGCTTGATCTGTGATTTGTAACCTAAATCTATATATAATTATGACACtccaatttattattataattggtaacactttattttaaggtgacatacacattactacatgtacttactatagtaataacagtaaattatgcataaatacaagtaactaacccaaaccctaactgtaactttATAGTAAGTAcaagtagttaattaatattactcagtaccagtgttggggaaagttacttttaaaagtaatgcattacaatattgtagtaactaattgcattacttagtaactttttatgaaaagtaatgtgttacattacttttgcgttactttttctcacctgggctgggcttggttgcttgttttttaataacaacaaaaaaagttctatttttggcaaatgttaagaccctttcacatcaaaagtgaagtgaataagcctcagactgaaggaaatgcatatttacatctGTACAGTAGAGAGCggagctcaaacaaacctttcagctgtgctgccattctggattaaagaagaataggatacaagagaaggaagttcaacactcttatttctaaatcacacaaacctctgcactttatttctctcaacatggggacaggagagctgtcagtcaataaatgtgaaaaagtaacttgtgttacttatttgaaaaagtaacttgataagatattttgttgtaaattgaaaaagtaatgtgttactttactagctactcgaaaaagtaatctgattacttgtTACTTGACTACTTGtacaagttacttgtaatgcgctACCCCAACATtgctcagtacttatttgagtaagtacaatgtaactacgtcaccttaaaataaagtgtaaccttataattaaatgaacaataaaatcaatgtcaaTGAATAGTATCCAGTCTTCAGAAGACTTTATTTGTAAAAAGTCTATTTTAagtttcaaatgtttaaaaagttttcaatgttttcttaaagggatagttcacccaaattgCGACATCTTATCTcatattctgactttatcttgcAATTGCGTGTTTACATCTCAATTataacttttttctcagaattgtgagacataaactcgcaattgcgagttatagaaGTCCATATCGCGAGAAATAAATTAGCAGTTGCTAATTATAAAGTCCAtattgcgagaaataaacttgtaattacaacttataaagtcaaaattgcgagatataaacacgcaattgcgagttatagtcagaattgataTATAAGCTTGTGAGAAAAATtgtcagaattgagataaaaagtcacaattacattttgtatttttttattacatgacAGAAACAAGCTTGCATAtaaaaccaagaaaaaaaatatggtaataaaataattcactAAACTGCTAAGTGTGGATCATTTCCACATGTGAGCAAAACAATTACAATAAACTGCTCTCACTGACTAAATCAAGACTGGCAAGAGATTTCCTTATCTGGTACATTAAACTGGATACTATCTCTGACAGTACTGATAgataattttatacatttgcaAATAATTAGCAAATCTGCAGCACTGAAATATAAGAGCATTTTTCAGCATCAGTTACATTCATACAgacaaatacttttattcaaaaagtCATATGTTCAACAAAGAAATGAGTGCATATTTACACTGCTGTCTCCCTGACTACTCTTAAATGAACTGACATTAATTCTGCTGTAGCAGTGCTTTGCATAGCCCAGTGCCCTTTAACAATGTGAGGAAGATTCTGCAAATCTACAGCGTTGCTCCTTGGCATTGAGCACAGTGTAATGGTGCATTCCCAAAATGTGAGATTCAGGACATCATGGTTTGCTAGGAGAGCGTGGGGTAAATGCTCCAGATGCCTCAAGCATGGTCTTCCTGCGTGCCGTCTCCTTAGCAACATTATGGTTCAACCTCCGCAAACGTTCCTGGAACAAAGATTTGAGAAGATAAAGTAGAAAATACCAGACAATACTGTGCATGATGACTCAAAAACTCTGCCTCTTTTACCTGTGCATTCTGGAGTATGTTATTGACAAGCACCACTCTTCTCCTGGCATTAAGAAGTTTTTTAACATATGGGTCTAAGTCTAGTGCCACCTTCTGGTGTTCGTTGATCCTACACAACTCTGCAGAAGAAATGTGCACacatagcatacatgaattctGCAGAAATGGGAAGGagaattattttgtatatattttataaattaaaaattgactGGGAAAAGTCAATATtgtagcacacacacacaaaaaagaataTGCACACTTGTATGTATACAGtaacagtacatttatttttgtagcaTTGTGTTACATGTAAACAGAAAATTCCCATTTGCAAGTCCAGTTCTACTTTCAACCTTCATTGGTAAGATTGTGATTTCATTACCAAAGCAGGTCATTTGTCAATTAAGCAGATCATTAATCACATCATGCTATATTATAGATATTTACAGAACATGTATGTTTTACCAGTTTTGATAAGGGAAAGAATCATTTTGCATGTGATGGCTCACACAATAAAAGGTTTAGCAGCTGTTAAGATTATGACACAGTGAATGAACTCCATGTGCATTTAGTTATTGTGcaaattgtataaaaaaaaaaaaaaaagtaaaataaaaactattttgcACACATATCAAAACGTGCAATTTCTCAAATGGATAAGAAATTCAAATCTGGTGTGaactaatatttaataattgttcAGAGatctgaatttaatattttggggGGGAAATGAGAATTTgagaattaaaacaaaactgtcCATGCATATTCACGTCATACCAACTTACCAGATGCCAAATTATCAATGTGTTCCCTAAGTTCCACCTGGCTTTCTCTGTGAAGATAAATTTATAGTATATTGTAAACGATACAGCTGTCCATATTTTTGAACACTTAATTCATGACTGCGAATCATATCTTAAAAGCATGAATCGTGCGACACTGCTAAAAGTAACCAAAGGAATAAATGAACTGTCATTGTTTTACATGGAGTAAATGGTCACAAGCATATCTGAGTCACAAGACCTGTCATGTTGACAGTGATTAGCATGCTAGCAAACAAAACTGCTCATtctaaattaaacatttcttgggtttaaaaaaaacacatacgtttcacaaaatatactaCCTGACTGAGTGCACATGTAAGTCGAGTTGCTGTACCGCGGGTCTCAAGAGGTCCAGCAAACCCTCCGCGAGAGCATCTTTCCCAGATGGGGTTTCCACCACTGCTAACGCTGCCATCTTTACTGAGCTTTGATTTGATACAGCAGTCACTGCGCCTTTTACAcatattatgatatatatattaaaacagcgACAGTACATGAGCTATGTGATGATTTGTAAATCAGCGAATCTCCAAGTTTGCGTCCATTCTGCGTCACACGACATATGGCTGTATTCAAATACACTAGCGTACTGCTGTACATTTGACGCAGTATACATTGTAGAAATAGTTGGGTAACTGACATAACATTTCAAGCAGTAAAATGTATACTGTAGCTATACGCTCATTCACAGTATgaattatacaatatatacagtgGCTGCCTTTTCAATTTTAGGATGGGGGTCCTTGGCATTGTAGAATGTGATAGCTATCTTaaacttgtttcttttctttttttctttttaaaaaaaataattattatacatgctTTATACTGGGTTATACGACATGCAATatctgtcattttaaaattttaaattattgtcttacctcagaaaaactaaaatgtaatttcaacttcaactttgctttaaaaaaaggcTCAGAGTACCTAAAATATATCGTTTCCCttgtacatttatatacattttaagcaaaaatcTTGATGCACAGAGTTCATGCACAAAACCCTAGTAGCCTACTAGTTGGAAGCATGCTATTTGGCACACACCCTTTCACGCTTAAATCTCGCGATATCTGACGTAGTAAATAGTGCTCCATTTTCCGAACTCGCGCAGTTGTTAGCACCATTTTGTGATGAATGAGGGGAGGTTAGGCCGATAGAGTTGCAGATTAAAGTGAATAGGTGTTAAATAGCCTATTCTGTGGGATATAGCTTTGTTTTTAGttcttaaatatatttagaaGTGTGACGATAGTTGTACAACTTTTTTGGGCGTCAAATAGAGAATTTTTGAGTGGGGATTTTGTCGAGTCAGTCAGCTTCTTCAGCGACGCGCTAGCTCCACAGCTAACAGATCTGCCCTAACTCAACTGCACGAGTCGTCCAGAGAAAAGgtaagttaatatattttaatcattaatacatattaaatatgtctTAAACATTAATGAATATGGTATTGAATTGGTTAATTTGTAAACACGAAGGAGTTTTATGTGAGTTACGGTGATATTACGTTACTAGGGTGGTGAACACTCAGTTATGCAAGTACATTGGCTAACATAAAACCGGTAAAACTcgctgttgtttttttccattatgtTGACGCCTGGTATGAATAACAAAGTGTTTTAAATCTTATCtgctaaataaaatttttgGTCATCATTTGTACTGGCAGCCTTCCAGCATACAAACTCTGCAAAagttctttctttaaaaaataaatcaactttttattatttaaaacaaacaaacaaacaaacaaaacataatgacttaatagaaactaaatattttccaattaatattttagaccaattcataatataaattttCACTATACAAAACGGGTCTTTATACAAGAACCTATATAGATGGCACTTAAATTTTAGAATGGGGGTTCCTCACACTAGGGTGATCACATTTGCGATTTTGTGGCCAATTTATTACAATTTGTATCTGACGTCAAGTTTCACCATTGACATCCTTATGTCTGTCTGAAACTTTCACTTTCGTTTCATGCAGTTAAGATATGTTACATCTGTGTTTCCTCTACAGGAGAGATCCCTGCAAGTCTGAAGAAACATGAGTGCCCCTTCTTCTCAAAAAGTTGTGCTGAAAAGCACCACCAAGGTGTCCCTGAATGAGCGGTGAGGCGCTACGCATCCTGACAGCATTATCTCAAGGCCAGGGGGAAAAGCATACAGAGATAACTAAGGCATGAAGCCTCAAGACACGTGTACTATGGAGGTCATTGAGGGGGAGACATCAGATCTGACATGGACGCTAGACTGCCCGCATGGTGTGCTCTGCTTACCCAACATGATGGCGGTTACTTGAGTCTATGTAAAAGATCTATTAATGTGCCATGTTTGGCAAGGCGTCTCTTGCGTAAGCAGCGCACACCTGGAGGTGAGAGGGTAATGGTGGTGAGGTAAGCCGACTGCACGAGTTCACTGCAGAAGAGCATCCTCGGCCATGGGAATGAGTTGATAGTGCAGGATGGTATGTGTGCCATCCATATTTCTTGCCCTCTCTCACACaaaacacactctctctctcttagatGACCTTTTTCTGCTTCTTTGCATTTCTCAGTTTCTCTCTGTCTACGGAATAAAGGTGCCCAGTCCATACTTAGACGTGACCTGTCCCCCAACCCCCTTCCCTTCTTCTCAGAAGAAGCGTCCTACAGAACAATGTACCAGGTCACGGTCTTGGTTGTAAGTGGCTGGGTGGCCGGACACCCCTCTAGCCCTGGGCCAACTCACCGTGTGGTGTCTCGGACTGATGACATCACAGTAGGTTGATGGTGGCCTGTAAGTGGCAATCACTCTGAAAGAAATCTGCCTGCCTCTTTTCTGTCTCCGGCTATGTCTACATTAATccagatacatttgaaaattgtgtttttattttaaaacgcTCTCCACTCATACTAGTGTTTCCAAAAGTTGCTTGTTCACACTGAACCGTTGGGAAATGCTAAAATCATCTTAATGCATAAGCATAAAATTCAGCAAAAGCTCACTGAGATGGTACCGAGAGAACCTAAAGTTCTGACGCTATTCATCTGGCACAATCACTTTATTAGCACGATATCTCACCACTTATTGGTGTGTTCAGGTCGCACTCAAAATCACTATTCCGTGTATGGTCTAAAATGCAATTGCCCTCATGTTTTGCCACAAAACAGcaattttcttaaatatatatatatatatatatatatatatatttaagaaagcagaaaaaaactgcatttttcttggtcaaaggaaaggtactccttcagaaaacgtacaaataaagatacttttagatgtttatttGCTGTTTGGGGCATTAGGATCGCTAGACAAGGGCttaatgaacacatttttatgaGAACCTCAATTTCGatcaaaatttacatttttcaattgttttgcctgtagctcgaaattagcctgtgcgcattccgactcattttgccagcacgggtcacgcATTTAACAGCACTCTGAAAATAAACATAGCACAACAATGCCAATATGGGTCACATGACTAAACACGAGTCTTTGAATACcactggtttttttttttttttttttttttttatagtccaCACTACAGTGTTTTCAAAAGGCCCCATTTTTGTGGGACAGATACTGTGTCTGTGAATGGAAGGCCAAAACGTAGAGAGAAAATGATTTCAAATGTATCTGGATTAATGTAGATGTAGCCTCTGTCTTCTCTTCTGCCATCCCTGTGTTCTCGAAACCATATTATAGGCATTCATTTTAAACCAAACTACTGATTTGTTGGGGTGTCTCCACATGTAACCGAGAGAGAGAGTAAATAAAAGCACGTGTGGTCTAAAAAGGGCATTCACTAGATTGCTACACGATCCGCTGTAGCTGCGTCCATGCTGTGTGAAATGATTTGATTTGGAATCCTCCTTTCCTCGTATCCCCCTTTCcctcctctttttctctctctctctctctaccctCCTTCTTCTGTTGTATCCCACAAGCTTCACAAACATGCTGAAGAACAAGCAGCCGACAGTGAGTAGCATCCGGGCGACcatgcagcagcagcacatGGCCAGTGCACGCAACCGCCGGCTCGCTCAGCAGATGGAGAACAGGCCCTCTGTGCAGGCTGCCCTGCAACACAAACAGGTAAGTAATGAAATGCACAAAGATGACTAAATCAGCTGATGGCTGCATCATCAATCATCACAATCTGAAATCGCATAACTGCAGGCTTGTTCAGTTCAGTCTTCATTCTagtataaaacactttttttttttttttttttttttttttttttatattcttgCTCTGTCATGTTTCTGtattcaataaaacattacagATTACGGAAGCCATTCATTGttgattttaaatatgtgttaataaatgtgATGTGCCTAATAAAGGAACAATTCTTTATATCACCCACCTGTAGAGCCTGAAGCAGCGACTTGGGAAGAGCAACATCCAGGCCAGACTGGGTCGGCCCATCGGCTCATTGATGCCGGGCGGCGGCAGAGGACGAGGTTTTCCCGGAGGATTGCGTGGAGCTGGACGAGGACTGCGAGGAAGAGCGAGAGGCGGTCCCATGAGAGGATCACTCTCTCTTAGAGGTGAAAAACAGTCTTTACTAGCAATTAGGGCTaccctcgactaaagatttttctagtcgactagttgttgttgttcatttaagcgATTTAACCGCACTTGTATTATAATAAGCcatttaaatcataataatgagcccTTAATTGCCTGTATATAATACATAGCCTAACCAGCGCTGAAGCTCACGTATAAAGCTTGTAACAGCGCACCAGCaaaaatgattatgaatgtgtcgtgAAAAAACAGCAGAGAGACTGTCTAAACAtttgaataataatttattgataatggttttttttgttttcggCTGCAGAGATTAAGTCCACGATGCTGACTTGTCATCATCGCAGT encodes the following:
- the snapin gene encoding SNARE-associated protein Snapin isoform X1 codes for the protein MYCRCFNIYIIICVKGAVTAVSNQSSVKMAALAVVETPSGKDALAEGLLDLLRPAVQQLDLHVHSVRESQVELREHIDNLASELCRINEHQKVALDLDPYVKKLLNARRRVVLVNNILQNAQERLRRLNHNVAKETARRKTMLEASGAFTPRSPSKP
- the chtopa gene encoding chromatin target of PRMT1a isoform X1 gives rise to the protein MSAPSSQKVVLKSTTKVSLNERFTNMLKNKQPTVSSIRATMQQQHMASARNRRLAQQMENRPSVQAALQHKQSLKQRLGKSNIQARLGRPIGSLMPGGGRGRGFPGGLRGAGRGLRGRARGGPMRGSLSLRGAGQMRGRGGPGRIGLRRGMRQRGGATGRGALGGRGAARGAAGGRGRGGLRGRGGFAGRGRGRGRGRGAGRPIVTREQLDNQLDAYMSKTKGHLDAELDAYMAQADPESME
- the snapin gene encoding SNARE-associated protein Snapin isoform X2 is translated as MAALAVVETPSGKDALAEGLLDLLRPAVQQLDLHVHSVRESQVELREHIDNLASELCRINEHQKVALDLDPYVKKLLNARRRVVLVNNILQNAQERLRRLNHNVAKETARRKTMLEASGAFTPRSPSKP